The Arachis duranensis cultivar V14167 chromosome 2, aradu.V14167.gnm2.J7QH, whole genome shotgun sequence genome has a window encoding:
- the LOC107475992 gene encoding serine/arginine-rich SC35-like splicing factor SCL33, whose amino-acid sequence MRGRSYSYSPSPPRRYSHRRRSPSPRGHYRGRGRDLPTSLLVRNLHKDCRPEDLRGPFGQFGPLKDVYLPRDYYTGEPRGFGFVQYVDPADAADAKYHMDGQILLGRELTVVFAEENRKKPQEMRARERRRSYDYRSPRRYSRSPRYARTYSRSPGYSPSPVRRRNSRSISPRYKRYRDRSYSRSPYGSRSRSRSRSYSRSYSRSYSRSPSYSR is encoded by the exons ATGAGAGGAAGAAGCTACAGCTACAGTCCATCGCCTCCAAGACGTTACAGCCATAGAAGGCGCAGTCCTAGCCCTAGGGGTCACTATAGAGGCCGTGGTAGGGATTTGCCAACAAGCCTTCTCGTTCGGAACCTTCACAAAGATTGCAG GCCAGAAGATTTACGTGGCCCATTTGGCCAATTTGGTCCACTGAAGGACGTTTATCTGCCTCGAGATTATTATACTGG GGAGCCGCGTGGATTTGGGTTTGTTCAGTATGTAGATCCAGCTGATGCTGCTGATGCAAAGTATCACATGGATGGTCAAATTCTACTTGGTCGGGAACTAACTGTGGTATTTGCGGaggaaaacagaaagaaacCCCAGGAAATGAGAGCCAGAGAACGTCGGAG GTCATATGATTACAGATCTCCACGTCGATATTCTCGCTCTCCACGCTATGCTCGTACCTATTCTCGTAGTCCTGGTTATTCACCCTCTCCAGTTCGAAGGCGAAATTCCAG GTCTATCTCACCGAGATACAAAAGGTATAGGGACCGATCTTACTCCAGGTCACCTTATGGATCGAGAAGCCGCAGTCGAAGCAGGAGCTACAGTAGGAGTTACAGCAGGAGCTACAGTCGAAGCCCTAGCTACTCCAGGTGA
- the LOC107475993 gene encoding rRNA biogenesis protein RRP5, with protein MAPNSKKSQKKKNSNNKENKPRMDKSSKKISKPKREEQHDAATAKKKSEALALQLEDEVPDFPRGREVPTKRKDDGDDREVFGYDEFGSDKRKKLNKWNRKKGKNTLRKRDEAADDWGTLFGDTVTGKLPKRVNKITLGNITPGMKLWGAVAEINEKDLVISLPGGLRGLVHCSDVVDPIFDNEIEVGESFLSSVFSVGQLVSCVVVRLDHDNKDKGSRKIWLSLRLSLLHKNMNLDVVQEGMVLDAYVKSIEDHGYILHFGLPSFTGFLPKNSLTGQGNEVKIGQFIQGLVKSVDNVRKVVYLSSDPDTMSKSVTKDLKGISIDILVPGMMVNARVKSILENGVMLSFLTYFTGTVDLFHLQTSYPTKNWKDLYSESQKVIARILFIDPSSRAVGLTLNPHLVQNKIPPFHVNIGDIYDESKVVRVDRGAGLFLEVPSIPESAPAFVSIVDFDEGEIQKLEKKYKEGNHVRVRIQGLRLLEGLAIGSLKASALEESVFTHSDAMPGMVVKAKIVRVDNDHAIVQIPGGVKALCPLNHMSELDITKPRKKFKVGAELVFRVLGRKKKMVTVTHKKTLVKSKLPIISSFTDATEGLITHGWITKIEAHGCFVRFYNGVQGFAPRSELGLEPGVDPGAVYNVGQVVKCRVISSISALRRINLSFIIKPKRVAEEDKVRLGSLVSGVIDRITTNVVVVYVNASGFSWGTISLEHLADHLGQANLMKSVLKPGYSFDQLLILDIKGSNLILSAKSSLIKSAQQIPSDISQMHLNSVVHGYICNINEAGCFVRFLGSFTGLAPSKKAADDQKTNILEAYQIGQSVRSNVSEINTERGRVTLSLKQTLCSSTDASFLQDYFIMDEKISKLQNMGYGASDLKWDEGFSFGAVAEGKVEDVKDVGIVVSFEKYNDVFGFITTYQLAGTTLAKGSVVKAVVLDVAKTERLVDLTLKPEFVKRSEERSSISHSTKKKRRRESLKDLVLHQTVNAVVEIVKENYLVVSIPENNYIIGYASVSDYNTQRFPQKKFLNGQSVVATVMAFPSPETSGRLLLLLNDANETSSSKRAKKRSIYNVGSLVEAEITEIRSLELKVKFGIGLHGRVHISEVHDDVNDLENPFSCYKIGQTVTARIVAKPNEKDSYRKGWELSVKPKIIAGSSDIGENESGNLDFEIGQCVAGYVYKVESEWVWLAISRNVSAQLHVLDSAFEPRELQDFQNRFHVGQLVSGYVVSINLDKKLMRLIQRPLSTLPCRTSDEPQNNVVHAELTMYIHEGDILGGRISKILSGVGGLLVQIGPYIYGKVHFTELTDTWVPDPLSGYHEGQFVKCVVLEVSQTVRGTVHVDLSLCSSRGMLSQDSEDVQSTGHDNGKCVEMIEDIHPDMFVKGYVKNVTPKGCFISLSRKIDAKILLCNLSNEFVKDPEKEFPVGKLVVGRVISVEPLLNRVEVTLRTSSGPRKSNFEILDLSKFQVGDVISGRIKRIEPYGLFITVDDTNMVGLCHISEVSDDTIENIETEYRVGQHVNARVLKVDEVKQRISLGMKNSYMRDEDAHGIPSDQQSDEPLADRMTSMDLMTSSVPGTSDMEILDEIDQLPILPQAEERASIPPLDVSLDDLDKIDINNTNRQSEEHSNDEGTIDEKKKRREKKKAKEEREKQIRAAEERLLEEDVPRTADEFEKLVRSSPNSSFIWIKYMDFVISLADVEKARSIAERALRTINIREEDEKLNIWKAFFNLENKFGNPKEEALMKVFQRALQYNDPKKVYLALLGLYERTEQQNLADELLNKMTKKFKHSCKVWLRRVQSLLKQNQDGVQPVINRALLSLPRRKHIKFISQAAIQEFKIGVPDRGRSLFEGILREYPKRTDLWSVYLDQEIQHKDADVIRALFERAITLSLPPKKMKFLFKKYLDYEKSQGDEERIESVKQKAMEYVENTLA; from the exons ATGGCACCGAACTCGAAAAAAtcgcagaagaagaagaacagcaACAACAAAGAGAACAAGCCAAGAATGGATAAATCGTCTAAGAAAATTTCTAAACCAAAGAGGGAAGAGCAACACGACGCCGCAACGGCGAAGAAGAAGTCAGAAGCTCTAGCTTTGCAGCTGGAAGACGAAGTTCCTGATTTCCCTCGAG GCAGAGAAGTTCCGACGAAGCGAAAGGATGATGGAGATGACCGTGAAGTGTTTGGTTATGACGAGTTCGGTTCCGATAAAAGGAAGAAGCTGAATAAGTGGAATAGGAAGAAAGGGAAGAATACGCTGAGGAAAAGAGATGAAGCTGCAGATGATTGGGGCACGCTCTTCGGCGATACTGTCACCGGGAAATTGCCGAAGCGCGTCAATAAAATCACTCTTGGG AATATAACTCCAGGAATGAAGCTTTGGGGAGCTGTTGCTGAAATAAATGAGAAAGACCTTGTAATTAGTTTACCAGGGGGATTACGTGGTTTAGTTCATTGTTCAGATGTGGTGGATCCTATTTTTGATAATGAAATCGAG GTTGGGGAAAGCTTCCTTTCTAGTGTATTCTCTGTTGGACAGCTGGTTTCTTGTGTTGTAGTAAGATTGGACCATGACAACAAGGATAAAGGAAGTAGAAAAATTTGGCTTTCTTTGCGTCTTTCTTTGTTGCACAAGAACATGAACTTAGATGTTGTTCAAGAAGGCATG GTTCTTGATGCATATGTGAAAAGCATTGAAGATCATGGTTACATTCTTCACTTTGGTCTACCTTCTTTCACAGGATTCTTACCAAAAAATAGCTTGACTG GCCAGGGAAATGAGGTAAAAATTGGGCAATTTATACAAGGGTTGGTTAAGAGCGTTGATAATGTTCGTAAGGTGGTTTACTTGAGTTCTGACCCAGATACAATGTCCAAAAGTGTG ACCAAGGATCTTAAAGGTATATCAATTGATATTCTAGTTCCAGGGATGATGGTTAATGCACGTGTGAAGTCAATTCTTGAGAATGGTGTTATGTTGTCATTTCTCACATACTTCACTGGAACT GTTGATCTGTTTCACTTGCAAACAAGCTATCCTACAAAAAACTGGAAGGATTTATACAGTGAATCTCAGAAG GTTATTGCTCGAATTCTATTTATTGATCCATCAAGTAGAGCTGTTGGCTTGACACTTAATCCACATCTTGTTCAAAACAAGATTCCTCCCTTT CATGTTAACATTGGAGATATATATGATGAGTCTAAAGTTGTCAGGGTGGATAGAGGAGCAGGATTGTTCCTTGAAGTTCCTTCAATTCCAGAGTCAGCTCCTGCTTTTGTCAGT ATTGTTGATTTTGATGAGGGAGAGATCCAAAAGCTTGAGAAAAAGTACAAGGAAGGTAATCATGTTCGAGTTCGTATTCAGGGATTAAGGCTTTTGGAAGGACTTGCTATAGGAAGTTTGAAG GCTAGTGCTCTTGAAGAATCTGTGTTCACTCATTCTGATGCAATGCCGGGGATGGTAGTGAAGGCCAAGATAGTCAGGGTTGACAACGATCATGCTATAGTGCAAATTCCTGGGGGTGTGAAGGCACTCTGTCCTCTTAATCATATGTCTGAATTAGATATTACAAAGCCTCGAAAGAAATTCAAG GTGGGAGCGGAATTAGTATTTCGTGTGCTTGGTCGCAAAAAGAAAATGGTGACGGTTACACACAAAAAAACTCTT GTTAAATCGAAACTACCGATTATTAGTTCATTTACGGATGCAACTGAGGGTTTGATAACTCATGGATGGATAACAAAGATTGAAGCCCATGGATGTTTTGTGCGGTTTTATAATGGGGTTCAAGGATTTGCTCCGAG GTCTGAACTTGGATTAGAGCCAGGAGTTGATCCTGGTGCAGTTTATAATGTTGGACAAGTTGTCAAATGCCGTGTAATAAGCTCCATTTCTGCTTTACGGAGGATCAACCTTAGTTTCATAATAAAGCCCAAAAG GGTTGCGGAGGAGGATAAGGTTAGGTTGGGCAGCCTTGTTTCTGGAGTTATTGACAGAATAACAACAAATGTTGTAGTTGTTTATGTCAATGCAAGTGGTTTTTCGTGGGGTACCATATCTTTGGAACACTTGGCAGATCATCTTG GGCAAGCTAATTTGATGAAATCTGTATTAAAACCTGGATATAGTTTTGATCAACTACTGATTCTAG ATATTAAGGGGAGCAATTTGATTCTATCTGCCAAAAGTTCGCTTATTAAATCTGCTCAGCAGATTCCTTCAGATATTAGTCAGATGCATCTGAACTCTGTTGTGCAT GGCTACATTTGCAACATAAATGAGGCTGGCTGCTTTGTCCGTTTCCTTGGTTCCTTTACAGGTTTGGCTCCATCGAAAAAG GCTGCTGATGACCAGAAAACCAATATTCTAGAAGCCTATCAGATTGGGCAATCCGTCCGCAGTAATGTGTCCGAG ATCAATACTGAAAGAGGCAGAGTAACACTCTCACTAAAGCAAACATTATGTTCTTCTACAGATGCATCCTTTCTTCAAGACTACTTTATTATGGATGAAAAG ATTTCTAAGCTGCAAAACATGGGCTATGGTGCATCTGATTTGAAGTGGGATGAAGGATTTAGCTTTGGTGCAGTTGCTGAAGGTAAAGTCGAGGATGTTAAAGATGTGGGAATTGTTGTAAGCTTTGAGAAGTATAATGATGTTTTCGGTTTTATCACCACTTACCAGT TGGCAGGAACTACCTTGGCGAAAGGCTCCGTTGTGAAAGCAGTGGTTCTTGATGTTGCGAAAACAGAACGGCTTGTAGATTTAACTCTAAAACCAGAATTCGTTAAAAGATCTGAAGAAAGAAGCTCCATAAGTCATTCCACCAAAAAG AAACGTCGAAGAGAGTCACTGAAGGACTTGGTGTTGCATCAGACAGTAAATGCAGTAGTGGAGATTGTCAAAGAAAACTACTTG GTCGTATCAATACCGGAGAATAATTACATCATAGGATATGCATCCGTTTCTGACTATAATACTCAAAGGTTCCCCCAGAAAAAGTTCCTAAATGGACAGAG TGTTGTGGCTACTGTTATGGCTTTTCCAAGTCCTGAAACTTCAGGAAGGTTGCTTTTACTTCTTAATGATGCTAACGAGACATCTAGTTCCAAAAGAGCGAAGAAAAGGTCTATCTATAATGTTGGGTCTCTGGTTGAGGCAGAG ATTACTGAAATCAGATCTCTTGAACTTAAAGTTAAGTTCGGTATTGGTCTACATGGCAGGGTGCACATATCGGAG GTACATGATGATGTAAATGATTTGGAAAATCCGTTTTCCTGCTATAAAATAGGGCAAACAGTGACAGCAAGAATTGTTGCAAAGCCTAATGAAAAAGATAGCTACAGAAAGGGCTGGGAGTTGTCAGTCAAACCTAAAATAATTGCAG GTTCCAGTGACATCGGAGAAAATGAATCTGGTAATCTTGACTTTGAAATTGGGCAATGTGTTGCTGGTTATGTATATAAAGTAGAAAGTGAATGGGTCTGGTTGGCGATATCTCGAAATGTTAGTGCCCAGCTACATGTTCTTGATAGTGCTTTTGAACCCAGAGAGCTTCAAGATTTCCAGAATCGATTTCATGTTGGACAACTTGTTTCTGGTTATGTTGTGAGTATTAACTTGGACAAGAAACTAATGCGGTTAATTCAACGTCCCTTATCTACTCTCCCGTGCAGAACTAGTGATGAGCCACAAAACAATGTTGTGCATGCGGAATTAACAATGTATATTCATGAAGGAGATATTTTAGGCGGTAGGATTTCTAAAATACTTTCAGGTGTTGGTGGGTTGCTTGTCCAAATTGGTCCATATATCTATGGGAAGGTCCACTTTACTGAGCTCACAGATACATGGGTGCCTGACCCATTATCTGGATATCATGAAGGGCAGTTTGTCAAATGTGTAGTTCTTGAAGTCAGTCAAACTGTCAGGGGTACTGTTCATGTCGACTTATCATTATGTTCTTCAAGAGGGATGCTTTCTCAAGATTCTGAAGATGTTCAAAGCACCGG GCATGATAATGGTAAATGTGTGGAGATGATTGAAGATATTCATCCTGATATGTTTGTAAAG GGTTATGTTAAGAATGTCACACCAAAAGGTTGCTTCATTTCACTTTCACGAAAGATTGATGCGAAAATTCTTCTATGTAATTTGTCCAATGAGTTTGTCAAAGATCCCGAGAAAGAATTTCCTGTTGGAAAGCTTGTAGTTGGCAG GGTTATATCCGTGGAGCCCCTTTTAAATCGTGTTGAAGTTACATTGAGGACATCAAGTGGTCCCAGGAAATCCAATTTTGAAATTCTGGATTTGAGTAAATTTCAAGTTGGAGATGTAATATCTGGAAGGATTAAGCGTATTGAGCCATATGGTTTATTCATTACAGTTGATGACACAAACATG GTTGGATTGTGCCATATATCAGAAGTTTCTGATGATACTATTGAGAACATTGAAACAGAGTATAGAGTTGGACAGCATGTAAATGCAAGAGTATTGAAG GTGGATGAAGTAAAACAGAGAATTTCTCTGGGAATGAAGAATTCATATATGAGAGATGAAGATGCACATGGAATACCTTCAGATCAACAATCAGATGAACCTCTTGCTGATAGAATGACATCTATGGATTTAATGACTAGCAGTGTTCCTGGAACCTCTGATATGGAAATTTTAGATGAAATTGATCAACTCCCAATTCTTCCACAAGCAGAAGAAAGGGCGTCCATTCCACCGTTAGATGTTTCCCTTGATGACTTAgacaaaattgatataaataacACCAATCGCCAAAGTGAAGAGCATTCGAATGATGAAGGCACAAtagatgaaaagaaaaagaggcgcgaaaagaaaaaagcaaaggAAGAAAG GGAGAAACAGATAAGGGCTGCAGAGGAAAGACTACTGGAGGAGGATGTACCAAGAACAGCTGATGAGTTTGAAAAGCTGGTTAGAAGCTCTCCTAATAGCAGTTTCATCTGGATAAAATATATGGACTTCGTGATTTCTTTGGCTGATGTTGAGAAAGCCCGCTCTATTGCTGAAAG GGCTTTGCGGACAATAAATATTAGAGAAGAGGATGAGAAGCTCAACATCTGGAAGgctttctttaatttagaaaataaatttggaAATCCTAAAGAG GAGGCTCTTATGAAAGTTTTTCAACGAGCTCTGCAGTACAATGATCCCAAAAAAGTATATCTAGCACTTTTGGGACTGTATGAGAGGACTGAACAACAAAACTTGGCTGATGAACTTCTCAATAAAATGACAAAGAAGTTCAAGCATTCTTGCAAG GTTTGGTTGAGACGTGTACAAAGTCTTTTGAAGCAAAACCAGGATGGAGTTCAACCTGTTATCAACCGTGCTTTGTTAAGCCTACCAAGGCGCAagcatattaaatttatttccCAGGCAGCCATTCAAGAATTCAAGATTGGGGTTCCAGACAGAGGACGATCATTGTTCGAAGGAATTTTACGGGAATACCCAAAGAGAACAGACTTGTGGAGTGTCTATCTAGATCAA GAGATTCAACACAAAGATGCAGATGTAATTCGTGCACTTTTTGAAAGGGCAATTACTCTGAGCCTACCACCAAAGAAGATGAAG tttttatttaaaaaatatcttgatTATGAGAAGTCCCAAGGTGATGAAGAACGAATTGAATCCGTGAAACAGAAGGCAATGGAATATGTCGAGAATACTCTGGCTTGA